In Croceicoccus sp. Ery15, a genomic segment contains:
- a CDS encoding nitronate monooxygenase family protein: MSLPDWLKNRLQLPAIAAPMFIVSQPELVLAQCRSGIVGSFPSLNARPDGVFEEWLQRLNSELTDDDAPFAVNLIVHRSNPRLETDLALCVKYKVPVVICSLGAREEVNAAIHSYGGLVLHDITTNAFAKKAIEKGADGLIAVAAGAGGHAGTISPFALVSEIREWFDGPLALSGAIANGQSILAAQAMGADAGYIGSAFIATEEAVAVPEYKQMIVDSAAGDIVYSNLFTGIHGNYLRGSIERAGMDPDNLATSDPSAMDFGGSKAWKDIWGSGQGIGAVDAVVPAADRIARFKREYAEARARLLG; the protein is encoded by the coding sequence ATGAGCCTGCCCGACTGGCTGAAGAACCGCCTGCAATTGCCCGCCATCGCGGCGCCCATGTTCATCGTGTCGCAGCCCGAACTGGTGCTGGCGCAATGCCGCAGCGGGATCGTGGGTTCGTTTCCGTCGCTGAATGCCCGCCCCGACGGCGTGTTCGAGGAATGGTTGCAACGGCTGAACAGCGAACTGACCGATGACGATGCGCCATTCGCGGTCAATCTGATCGTCCATCGCAGCAATCCGCGGCTGGAAACCGATCTGGCCTTATGCGTGAAGTATAAGGTTCCCGTGGTGATCTGTTCGCTGGGCGCGCGCGAGGAAGTGAATGCGGCGATCCATTCCTATGGCGGGCTGGTGCTGCATGACATCACCACAAATGCCTTTGCGAAAAAGGCCATCGAAAAGGGTGCCGACGGGCTGATCGCGGTGGCGGCGGGCGCGGGCGGGCATGCGGGCACGATTTCGCCATTCGCGCTGGTGTCCGAAATCCGCGAATGGTTCGACGGACCGCTCGCCCTGTCAGGTGCGATCGCCAATGGCCAGTCGATACTGGCGGCGCAGGCGATGGGCGCCGATGCCGGCTATATCGGCAGCGCGTTCATCGCCACCGAAGAGGCTGTGGCGGTGCCCGAATACAAGCAAATGATCGTCGACAGCGCGGCGGGCGATATCGTCTATTCCAACCTGTTCACCGGCATACACGGCAATTACCTGCGCGGTTCGATCGAGCGGGCGGGGATGGACCCCGACAATCTGGCGACTTCGGACCCCAGCGCGATGGATTTCGGCGGCAGCAAGGCATGGAAGGACATCTGGGGCAGCGGGCAGGGCATCGGCGCGGTCGATGCGGTCGTCCCCGCAGCAGACCGGATCGCGCGGTTCAAACGCGAATATGCCGAAGCAAGGGCCCGCCTGCTTGGATAA
- a CDS encoding CPBP family intramembrane glutamic endopeptidase, with product MTSSAASLPARQWIPALLCLGALVPAILIPTLGFLFSLAIMVAVLAVMKSSRQATLAMVWKKGWMSVLLGILVGGALAVGIAEVIRPLVEGLLGKGVDTGALDAVAGNVAVFAVTLVIALASAAAEEVLYRGFVIGWGAKIFGKGAVPLLVLISAAAFGASHSYGPSGAVVTGLIGLVLGALYQICGRRLLPAVAAHMTFNLIGSVALFLA from the coding sequence ATGACAAGTTCTGCCGCATCGCTGCCCGCCCGCCAGTGGATTCCCGCCCTGCTGTGCCTTGGCGCGCTGGTGCCCGCGATCCTGATTCCGACTTTGGGTTTCCTGTTCTCGCTGGCGATCATGGTGGCGGTGCTGGCGGTGATGAAATCGTCGCGACAGGCGACACTGGCGATGGTCTGGAAGAAAGGCTGGATGTCGGTGCTGCTGGGCATTCTGGTCGGCGGTGCACTTGCGGTAGGGATTGCCGAGGTGATCCGCCCGCTGGTCGAAGGGCTGCTGGGCAAGGGCGTCGATACCGGCGCGCTGGATGCGGTGGCGGGCAATGTCGCCGTGTTCGCGGTGACGCTGGTGATCGCCCTTGCCAGCGCAGCGGCAGAGGAAGTGCTGTATCGCGGTTTCGTGATCGGCTGGGGCGCGAAGATCTTTGGCAAGGGCGCGGTGCCGCTGTTGGTCCTGATCTCCGCCGCCGCATTCGGCGCATCGCACAGCTATGGCCCCTCGGGCGCGGTGGTGACGGGGCTGATCGGGCTGGTGCTGGGGGCGCTCTACCAGATTTGCGGGCGGCGGCTCTTGCCTGCGGTGGCAGCGCATATGACTTTCAACCTTATCGGTTCTGTCGCCCTGTTCCTGGCCTGA
- a CDS encoding multidrug efflux SMR transporter — protein sequence MAWVILILAGLFEVVWAFSMKLSEGFTRPGPSLVTLGAMAASFMLLATAMRSLPLGTAYMVWTGIGAIGAFVLGIAMLGEAANPLRIVAALLIAVGMVLMKLATPN from the coding sequence ATGGCGTGGGTAATCCTGATTCTGGCCGGACTGTTCGAAGTGGTCTGGGCCTTTTCGATGAAACTGTCCGAGGGCTTTACGCGGCCCGGTCCGTCGTTGGTGACACTGGGCGCGATGGCGGCCAGCTTTATGCTGCTGGCAACCGCCATGCGCAGCCTGCCCCTTGGCACGGCCTATATGGTGTGGACGGGTATTGGTGCGATCGGTGCATTCGTGCTGGGCATCGCGATGCTGGGCGAAGCGGCCAATCCGCTGCGGATCGTCGCCGCCTTGCTGATCGCAGTCGGGATGGTGCTGATGAAGCTGGCGACGCCGAACTAG
- a CDS encoding type III PLP-dependent enzyme, producing the protein MSIYPDATAVARALSPDEPVILNRPHAARRAAQFFVQKFPGKVLYAVKANPSPDLLRVLNDGGVTHYDVASIAEVRLVRSTLGPDVTLCFMHPVKTERAIAEAYFDHGCKTFSLDSHDELDKIVRATTRDGVEAKDLRLCVRLRVSSEYSELSLAAKFGVDLIDAPGLLQAVRQKADWLGVCFHVGSQAMTPFAYVQGLERVRAAIAEASVVIDMIDVGGGFPSVYPGMEPPPLEDYFQVIHRHFYELPIAYNAELWCEPGRALCAEYNSMIVRVEKRRENELFINDGAYGALFDAAHIGWRFPVRRVAGPENDAETADFAFYGPTCDDADYMEGPFPLPADMRAGDYIEVGMLGAYGAAMRTGFNGFGDGPVETVSDEPMSSLYRGDRADPRVSDNVISLR; encoded by the coding sequence TTGTCCATCTATCCCGACGCAACTGCTGTAGCCCGCGCCCTGTCGCCGGACGAACCGGTTATTCTGAACCGCCCGCATGCTGCGCGGCGTGCTGCGCAGTTCTTCGTCCAGAAATTCCCCGGCAAGGTGCTCTATGCGGTTAAGGCGAATCCCTCGCCCGATCTGCTGCGCGTGCTGAACGATGGCGGGGTGACGCATTACGACGTCGCCTCGATCGCCGAAGTGCGCCTTGTGCGCAGCACCTTGGGCCCCGATGTGACGCTTTGCTTCATGCATCCGGTCAAGACCGAGCGCGCGATTGCCGAGGCCTATTTCGATCACGGCTGCAAGACCTTCAGCCTCGACAGCCATGACGAGCTGGACAAGATCGTGCGCGCCACCACCCGCGACGGGGTAGAGGCAAAGGATTTGCGCCTCTGCGTGCGCCTGCGCGTCTCGTCCGAATATTCGGAACTGTCGCTGGCGGCCAAGTTCGGTGTCGATCTGATCGACGCGCCCGGACTGCTGCAGGCCGTCCGGCAAAAGGCGGACTGGCTGGGCGTGTGTTTTCACGTCGGATCGCAGGCGATGACGCCCTTTGCCTATGTGCAGGGTCTGGAACGCGTGCGCGCGGCGATTGCCGAAGCCAGCGTCGTGATCGACATGATCGATGTGGGCGGCGGATTTCCGTCGGTCTATCCCGGCATGGAACCCCCGCCGCTGGAAGATTACTTTCAGGTGATCCACCGCCATTTCTATGAACTGCCCATCGCCTATAACGCGGAACTGTGGTGCGAGCCGGGCCGTGCATTATGCGCGGAATATAACTCGATGATCGTGCGCGTCGAAAAACGGCGTGAGAACGAGCTGTTCATCAATGACGGTGCCTATGGCGCGCTGTTCGATGCGGCGCATATCGGCTGGCGCTTCCCCGTCCGCCGCGTGGCCGGGCCCGAGAACGACGCCGAAACGGCCGATTTCGCGTTCTATGGCCCGACCTGCGACGATGCCGATTACATGGAAGGCCCGTTCCCGCTGCCTGCCGACATGCGCGCCGGCGACTATATCGAAGTGGGCATGCTGGGCGCCTATGGCGCAGCGATGCGCACCGGCTTCAACGGCTTTGGCGACGGACCGGTCGAAACCGTGTCGGACGAGCCGATGAGCAGCCTGTATCGCGGCGACCGCGCCGATCCGCGCGTTTCGGATAATGTAATCTCGCTGCGTTAA
- a CDS encoding LemA family protein, whose translation MTGWIIVLIVVVAIAILVIGIYNRLVSLRQSVRQGVADIDAQLRQRHDLVPNLVSTVKGYAAHESETLEAVIAARNRAASGAPSSGNEEQLAMALNRLLALSEAYPELKANSNFQQLQGELADIEDKIAAARRALNAAVSRYNTGIESFPAVMFAGALGFRQADFHRLDDSEVGTVDQVPEVRF comes from the coding sequence ATGACGGGCTGGATTATCGTTCTGATCGTGGTGGTTGCGATCGCGATCCTTGTGATCGGCATTTACAACAGGCTTGTTTCGCTGCGCCAGTCGGTGCGGCAGGGCGTGGCCGATATCGACGCGCAACTGCGGCAAAGGCACGATCTGGTGCCCAATCTGGTCAGCACGGTAAAGGGGTATGCCGCCCACGAATCGGAAACGCTGGAGGCAGTGATCGCTGCGCGCAACCGCGCCGCATCGGGCGCGCCCAGTTCGGGGAACGAGGAGCAGCTGGCCATGGCGCTCAACCGCCTGCTCGCCTTGTCGGAAGCCTATCCCGAATTGAAAGCGAACAGCAATTTCCAGCAGTTGCAGGGTGAGCTTGCCGATATCGAGGACAAGATCGCCGCCGCCCGCCGCGCGCTGAATGCGGCGGTATCGCGGTACAATACCGGTATCGAAAGCTTCCCCGCCGTGATGTTCGCGGGCGCGCTGGGGTTCCGGCAGGCCGATTTCCACCGGCTGGACGATTCGGAAGTGGGCACCGTGGACCAAGTGCCCGAAGTGCGGTTCTGA
- a CDS encoding DUF3137 domain-containing protein, producing the protein MIELPQAQSLMAGPLGGWLQQQKDMRSEAQAESHRRMWKAAIVLGPVLIFAWIAIPAPMQLKAVVTGMVFIAATAWTRRPIAEARKSVKDGINRAIAQSLGLSFTIDSLPGTGFRRAKALGMVPRHDRARFEDHWSGEIAGHHFELHEAKLEEKRGSGKNRRWVTVFRGAIITMQYGRGIHSRTLLLREGKHRGFFGGRKDAVKLDGERFESVPIVHPEFEDAFDAWTTDPVEARYLIHPSYVERLLEIENSFAGKDICALFDGRHERGDLVIAVKTGNMFESGHMNAAMDEQMVARTIEQFGTLARLAETMNEFR; encoded by the coding sequence ATGATCGAATTGCCGCAAGCACAAAGCCTGATGGCCGGCCCGCTGGGTGGCTGGCTGCAACAGCAAAAGGACATGCGCAGCGAGGCGCAGGCCGAATCGCATCGCCGCATGTGGAAGGCCGCCATCGTGCTGGGGCCGGTCCTGATTTTCGCATGGATCGCAATACCCGCTCCCATGCAGTTGAAAGCGGTGGTGACGGGCATGGTCTTTATCGCCGCCACCGCATGGACGCGCCGCCCGATTGCCGAGGCGCGCAAATCGGTGAAGGACGGGATCAACCGCGCCATCGCGCAATCGCTGGGCCTCAGCTTTACGATCGACAGCCTGCCGGGCACCGGTTTCCGCCGCGCCAAGGCGCTCGGCATGGTCCCCCGCCACGACCGCGCCCGTTTCGAGGATCACTGGTCAGGCGAAATCGCGGGCCATCATTTCGAACTGCACGAGGCGAAGCTGGAAGAGAAGCGCGGCAGCGGCAAGAACCGCCGCTGGGTCACCGTGTTCCGCGGCGCGATCATCACCATGCAATATGGCCGCGGCATCCATTCGCGCACGCTGCTGCTGCGCGAGGGAAAACATCGCGGCTTTTTCGGCGGGCGCAAGGATGCGGTGAAGCTGGACGGAGAGCGGTTCGAATCGGTCCCCATCGTCCATCCCGAATTCGAGGATGCGTTCGATGCATGGACCACCGATCCGGTAGAGGCGCGATATCTGATCCACCCGTCCTATGTCGAAAGGCTGCTGGAGATCGAGAACAGTTTTGCCGGCAAGGACATCTGCGCGCTGTTCGACGGGCGCCACGAACGCGGCGATCTGGTGATCGCGGTGAAGACGGGCAATATGTTCGAAAGCGGACACATGAATGCCGCGATGGACGAACAGATGGTCGCCCGGACGATCGAACAATTCGGAACGCTGGCACGGCTGGCCGAAACGATGAACGAGTTTCGCTAG
- a CDS encoding helix-turn-helix transcriptional regulator produces MQRVDAFAEKLDLLLKASSLSRVALAQRVGVDKSLVGRWVKGTVHPGEHNLARLTAVFQDNFPDLTLADWYQDLAGLAAKAGVAMRAGIPTGPEMRAEGPFASIVEASGSDLAARAPAYEGFWRTTRPSVLMPDQPFHDYGLFRRTADGMMEVIMEGAGLSFTGWMFPMSGNLYVFLFDPVGRTPLIVVLKGVPLPRAESMEGLLLLSALDANRTPAALPIVLERLGDLSGDREADNATMKRMAEEEAKPVDPIDDDKRRAFLYRDVGPEAQKAGKQLFMIAPGTLSRGSTKAGLMG; encoded by the coding sequence ATGCAACGCGTCGACGCCTTTGCCGAAAAGCTGGACCTGCTGCTCAAGGCATCCAGCCTTAGCCGCGTGGCGCTGGCGCAGCGCGTGGGGGTGGATAAATCGCTGGTCGGCCGCTGGGTAAAGGGCACGGTCCATCCTGGCGAACATAATCTGGCACGGCTGACGGCAGTGTTTCAGGACAATTTCCCCGATCTGACCCTGGCCGACTGGTATCAGGATCTGGCGGGACTTGCGGCAAAGGCGGGCGTTGCCATGCGCGCGGGCATCCCGACCGGCCCCGAAATGCGCGCCGAAGGGCCGTTTGCCAGCATTGTCGAAGCTTCGGGCAGCGATCTGGCGGCGCGTGCGCCGGCCTATGAAGGGTTCTGGCGCACCACGCGCCCCTCGGTCCTGATGCCCGATCAGCCGTTCCACGATTACGGACTGTTCCGCCGCACGGCCGACGGCATGATGGAAGTCATCATGGAGGGAGCGGGATTGAGCTTTACCGGCTGGATGTTCCCCATGTCGGGCAATCTCTATGTCTTCCTGTTCGATCCGGTGGGCCGCACCCCGCTGATCGTCGTGCTGAAGGGCGTGCCGCTGCCGCGCGCCGAATCGATGGAAGGGCTGCTGCTGCTTTCGGCGCTGGATGCCAATCGCACACCCGCCGCGCTGCCGATCGTGCTGGAGCGTCTGGGCGATCTGTCGGGCGACAGAGAGGCTGATAATGCGACGATGAAGCGCATGGCCGAGGAAGAGGCGAAGCCCGTCGACCCCATCGACGACGACAAGCGCCGCGCCTTTCTCTATCGCGACGTTGGGCCCGAGGCGCAGAAGGCCGGAAAACAGCTTTTCATGATCGCGCCGGGCACATTGTCGCGCGGTTCGACCAAAGCCGGGTTGATGGGGTGA
- a CDS encoding carboxynorspermidine decarboxylase, whose amino-acid sequence METRAGDPGAFADFDLNLVDSPAFVVDAAKLRSNLRVLADIRDRSGCKVLSALKAFSMWSVAPMVGEYLDGVCTSGLWEAMLAGEHYDGEIATFCAAYKEEDMEEICRLSDHVIFNTPMQRERFADIIDAARNRGETFDIGLRVNPLHAEGEVPRYDPCAPHSRLGFPVDQLTEEHLEGIDGLHFHSLCEQDLEPLKRTWDALLPHIEYVIPDLKWLNFGGGHHITRSDYQRDELVQFLIDVRDTTGCEIYLEPGEAVALDAGILVGTLLDTHWNGMPLGITDISATCHMPDVLEAPYRPAMLGERDDVEPIRLGGPSCLAGDVIGDYGLPVEPEVGARFAFLDQAHYSMVKTTTFNGVPLPSIWLWDSESGLLEKVKTFGYRDFRDRLS is encoded by the coding sequence ATGGAAACCCGCGCCGGCGATCCCGGAGCCTTCGCCGATTTCGACCTGAACCTTGTCGACAGCCCCGCCTTTGTCGTCGATGCCGCGAAATTGCGGTCGAACCTGCGCGTGCTGGCCGATATCCGCGACCGTTCGGGCTGCAAGGTCCTGTCCGCGCTCAAGGCATTTTCGATGTGGTCGGTCGCGCCGATGGTCGGCGAATATCTCGACGGCGTGTGCACGTCGGGCCTGTGGGAAGCGATGCTGGCGGGCGAGCATTACGATGGCGAGATCGCGACCTTCTGCGCGGCCTATAAGGAAGAGGACATGGAGGAAATCTGCCGCCTGTCCGATCATGTGATCTTTAACACGCCGATGCAGCGCGAACGCTTTGCCGATATCATCGACGCCGCGCGCAACCGGGGCGAAACATTCGACATCGGTCTGCGCGTCAATCCGCTTCATGCCGAGGGCGAGGTGCCGCGCTATGATCCGTGCGCCCCGCATTCGCGGCTGGGCTTTCCGGTCGACCAGCTGACCGAGGAGCATCTGGAAGGCATCGACGGGCTGCACTTCCACAGCCTGTGCGAACAGGATCTGGAACCGCTGAAGCGCACGTGGGACGCGCTGCTGCCGCATATCGAATATGTCATCCCCGACCTCAAATGGCTGAACTTCGGCGGCGGGCACCATATCACCCGCAGCGATTACCAGCGGGACGAGCTGGTGCAGTTCCTGATCGATGTGCGCGATACGACGGGCTGCGAAATCTATCTGGAACCGGGCGAAGCGGTGGCGCTGGACGCGGGGATTCTGGTCGGCACGCTGCTCGACACGCATTGGAACGGCATGCCGCTGGGCATCACCGATATCTCGGCCACATGCCACATGCCCGATGTGCTGGAAGCGCCCTATCGCCCCGCCATGCTGGGGGAACGCGACGATGTGGAGCCGATCCGGCTGGGCGGTCCATCCTGCCTCGCGGGTGATGTGATCGGCGATTACGGCCTGCCGGTCGAGCCCGAGGTCGGCGCGCGTTTCGCCTTTCTGGATCAGGCGCATTATTCGATGGTGAAGACCACCACGTTCAACGGCGTGCCGCTGCCGTCGATCTGGCTGTGGGATTCGGAAAGCGGCCTGCTCGAAAAGGTGAAGACCTTCGGCTATCGCGATTTCCGCGACCGGCTGAGCTGA
- a CDS encoding alpha/beta fold hydrolase — protein MQGPPILFVHGALGDARTWGPVLDALPWNVDARAITLSFFGTAKWSGDGSDFGTERHTQDLEQFIDATMDAPVVVVAWSYSCHPALLLAKRRPDLVAALVLYEPAFASFIEDEGLRAEFGADAAACFGPVGEALAQGGEEAAAHALFDQVGKRGFIANMAPERRRIALDNARMMPLLMGKGAPPVKISADEVRALDIPVIAAMGAETRPAFAIPTRALAGLAPRGRLEVVEGAGHLLPESDPARFAGLVSDWLAHAELDAQ, from the coding sequence ATGCAGGGACCGCCGATCCTGTTCGTCCATGGCGCGCTGGGCGATGCGCGCACATGGGGGCCGGTGCTCGACGCATTGCCGTGGAACGTGGATGCGCGGGCGATCACGCTGTCTTTTTTCGGAACGGCAAAATGGTCGGGCGATGGCAGCGATTTCGGCACCGAGCGGCACACACAGGATCTGGAGCAATTCATCGACGCCACCATGGACGCCCCCGTGGTGGTGGTCGCATGGTCATACAGTTGCCATCCCGCGCTGCTGCTGGCCAAACGCCGCCCCGATCTGGTGGCAGCGCTGGTGCTGTACGAACCCGCATTCGCCAGCTTTATCGAGGATGAGGGACTCCGTGCCGAATTTGGCGCCGACGCCGCAGCATGCTTCGGCCCGGTGGGCGAGGCATTGGCGCAAGGCGGGGAGGAAGCCGCGGCCCATGCGCTGTTCGATCAGGTCGGCAAACGGGGCTTTATCGCCAATATGGCGCCGGAACGCCGCCGCATCGCGCTCGATAATGCGCGCATGATGCCGCTTTTGATGGGCAAAGGCGCACCGCCGGTGAAGATTTCGGCGGATGAAGTCCGCGCGCTGGACATTCCGGTGATCGCCGCGATGGGCGCCGAAACCCGCCCGGCATTCGCCATTCCGACGCGCGCGCTCGCCGGTCTTGCGCCGCGGGGCCGTCTTGAAGTCGTGGAAGGGGCGGGCCATCTTTTGCCCGAAAGCGATCCGGCGCGTTTTGCGGGGCTGGTCAGCGACTGGCTGGCCCATGCCGAACTGGATGCGCAATGA
- a CDS encoding saccharopine dehydrogenase family protein produces MGKVLVIGAGGVGSVAVHKMAMNADIFSEIVLASRTVSKCDAIAASVKERTGVIVPTHAIDADDVAATTALIEQVKPDLVVNLALPYQDLSIMDACLNAGVHYMDTANYEPKDVAKFEYHWQWAYQDRFKDAGLMALLGSGFDPGVTSVFAMWLKKHKLKTIRLLDILDCNGGDHGQAFATNFNPEINIREVTAPARHWEKRPGENGEFVETPAMGVKQQFDFEEVGPKNMYMMYHEELESLARFVPEMERARFWMTFGDEYIKHLTVLQNVGMTRIDPVMYNGQEIIPLQFLKAVLPEPSSLGETTKGKTNIGDIATGEALDGSGEKTFYIRNICDHEDAYAETGNQAVSYTTGVPAMIGAAMILTGKWKGDGVFNMEQFDPDPFMDMLNEHGLPWTVEELDGPLPF; encoded by the coding sequence GTGGGCAAGGTTCTGGTGATCGGCGCGGGCGGTGTCGGTTCGGTCGCGGTACACAAGATGGCCATGAACGCGGATATTTTCAGCGAGATCGTGCTGGCCAGCCGCACCGTTTCCAAATGCGATGCCATCGCCGCCAGCGTCAAGGAACGGACCGGCGTGATCGTCCCCACCCACGCGATCGACGCGGACGATGTGGCGGCCACCACCGCGCTGATCGAACAGGTGAAGCCCGATCTGGTCGTGAATCTCGCGCTGCCCTATCAGGATCTGTCGATCATGGATGCCTGTCTGAACGCGGGCGTGCATTACATGGACACCGCAAATTACGAACCCAAGGACGTCGCGAAGTTCGAATATCACTGGCAGTGGGCCTATCAGGACAGGTTCAAGGACGCGGGGCTGATGGCGCTGCTGGGCAGCGGTTTCGATCCGGGCGTGACCAGCGTGTTCGCCATGTGGCTCAAGAAACACAAGCTGAAGACCATCCGCCTGCTCGACATCCTCGACTGCAATGGCGGCGATCACGGGCAGGCCTTTGCCACCAATTTCAATCCCGAAATCAATATCCGCGAAGTGACCGCGCCCGCCCGGCATTGGGAGAAGCGGCCGGGGGAGAACGGCGAGTTCGTCGAAACCCCAGCGATGGGCGTGAAGCAGCAGTTCGACTTTGAAGAAGTCGGCCCCAAGAACATGTATATGATGTACCACGAGGAGCTGGAAAGCCTCGCCCGCTTCGTGCCCGAGATGGAGCGCGCGCGGTTCTGGATGACGTTCGGCGACGAGTATATCAAGCACCTGACCGTGCTGCAGAACGTGGGCATGACGCGCATCGATCCGGTGATGTACAACGGGCAGGAAATTATCCCGCTGCAATTCCTGAAAGCCGTGCTGCCCGAACCGTCCAGCCTGGGCGAGACGACCAAGGGCAAGACCAATATCGGCGATATCGCCACGGGCGAGGCGCTGGACGGTAGCGGCGAGAAGACGTTCTATATCAGGAACATCTGCGATCACGAGGATGCCTATGCCGAAACCGGTAACCAGGCCGTGTCCTATACCACCGGCGTTCCGGCGATGATCGGTGCCGCCATGATCCTGACCGGCAAATGGAAGGGAGATGGCGTGTTCAACATGGAACAGTTCGATCCCGATCCCTTTATGGACATGCTGAATGAACACGGCCTGCCGTGGACGGTCGAGGAGCTGGACGGGCCGCTGCCCTTCTGA
- a CDS encoding MAPEG family protein has translation MADTAILVPAAVLLVWTMVMFVWMLVHRSMLFRQHGIRLDKMPPGAIGRDIPRTAPDAKDWVAQNYNHLMEQPTAFYAACVILSLGGATAYDAGLAWFYVVIRIAHSIWQARVNVITIRAALFVVSSLALALLSVRALLSVLG, from the coding sequence ATGGCCGATACAGCAATTCTGGTTCCGGCAGCCGTGCTGCTGGTGTGGACCATGGTGATGTTCGTCTGGATGCTGGTGCATCGAAGCATGCTGTTCCGCCAGCATGGCATCAGGCTGGACAAGATGCCCCCCGGCGCGATCGGGCGCGATATCCCGCGCACCGCGCCCGATGCCAAGGACTGGGTGGCGCAGAATTACAACCATCTGATGGAACAGCCGACGGCGTTCTATGCTGCCTGCGTGATCCTGTCGCTGGGCGGCGCGACGGCATATGATGCGGGGCTGGCGTGGTTCTATGTCGTGATCCGCATCGCCCATTCGATCTGGCAGGCGCGGGTCAATGTCATCACCATCCGTGCGGCGCTGTTCGTGGTGTCCAGCCTTGCGCTGGCGCTATTGTCGGTCCGCGCATTGCTGTCGGTGCTGGGTTAA
- a CDS encoding class I SAM-dependent RNA methyltransferase, giving the protein MTAHSTSKVLRIAAKGDGQTEDGRFIALTAPGDDVTPDGKIIPGPHHAAPACRHFPQCGGCQLQQLDEESWRDFVTARVANAAEGQGLTPDVLEPAELSPPASRRRVTLHAEARGRSVRIGFREARSHNIVDMAECAVMGPELFAMVAPLRRLIAGFGRKRLAIDIQMTLCDQGVDCNIGGYTPEGLAETEAMIGFAQGNGLARLTLNDGYGPETHWEPEPVTVTLSGVPVGLPPGSFLQPTREGEAALVAAASEWLAGAKNAADLFAGLGTFAFALSAGGAKVLAAEAARDAHLSCKAAAGISQRQVFAMHRDLFRNPLQADELARFDAVLLDPPRAGAKEQVGRLAESAVGRICYISCNPSSWAKDAAALVAGGYRLAKLRPVGQFRWSTHVELASLFVRD; this is encoded by the coding sequence ATGACCGCACATTCAACCAGCAAGGTTCTGCGCATTGCCGCAAAGGGCGATGGCCAGACCGAAGACGGGCGCTTTATCGCGCTGACCGCGCCGGGCGACGATGTCACACCCGATGGCAAGATCATCCCCGGCCCGCATCACGCCGCCCCCGCCTGCCGCCATTTCCCCCAATGCGGCGGCTGCCAGTTGCAGCAGCTGGATGAGGAAAGCTGGCGCGATTTCGTGACGGCGCGTGTCGCCAATGCCGCCGAGGGTCAGGGGCTGACGCCGGATGTGCTTGAGCCTGCCGAGCTGTCCCCGCCCGCCAGCCGTCGCCGCGTGACCCTGCATGCCGAGGCACGCGGTCGGTCCGTCCGCATCGGTTTCCGCGAAGCGCGCTCGCACAATATCGTCGATATGGCCGAATGCGCGGTGATGGGTCCCGAACTTTTCGCGATGGTCGCGCCGCTGCGCCGGCTGATTGCGGGTTTCGGGCGCAAGCGGCTTGCCATCGATATCCAGATGACCTTGTGCGATCAGGGGGTCGACTGCAATATCGGCGGCTATACGCCCGAAGGTCTGGCCGAGACGGAGGCCATGATCGGTTTCGCGCAAGGGAACGGCCTTGCGCGCCTGACGCTGAACGATGGGTATGGCCCCGAAACCCATTGGGAGCCGGAACCCGTCACCGTGACCCTGTCGGGCGTGCCCGTGGGCCTTCCGCCCGGCAGCTTCCTGCAACCGACAAGAGAGGGAGAGGCCGCGCTGGTCGCTGCCGCCAGCGAATGGCTGGCGGGGGCGAAAAACGCTGCCGATCTGTTCGCGGGGCTGGGCACCTTTGCCTTTGCGCTGTCGGCAGGCGGAGCGAAAGTGCTGGCGGCAGAGGCTGCGCGCGACGCGCATCTGTCGTGCAAGGCGGCGGCAGGCATTTCGCAGCGGCAGGTCTTTGCCATGCACCGCGACCTGTTCCGCAATCCGCTTCAGGCGGACGAGCTGGCGCGGTTCGATGCGGTACTGCTCGATCCGCCGCGTGCGGGGGCAAAGGAACAGGTTGGGCGGCTGGCCGAAAGCGCGGTGGGGCGCATCTGCTATATCAGTTGCAACCCGTCGAGCTGGGCCAAGGATGCCGCGGCGCTGGTCGCGGGCGGCTACCGGCTGGCGAAACTGCGCCCCGTGGGACAGTTCCGCTGGTCGACGCACGTGGAGTTGGCCAGCCTGTTTGTCAGGGATTAA